In Ailuropoda melanoleuca isolate Jingjing chromosome 4, ASM200744v2, whole genome shotgun sequence, the following proteins share a genomic window:
- the SFTPB gene encoding pulmonary surfactant-associated protein B produces the protein MLLWPQTAADWTTSSLACARGPEFWCQSLEQSLQCGALGHCLQEVWGYARADDLCQECEDIVRILTKMTKEAIFQDRTRKFLEHECDVLPLKLLVPQCRHLLDTYFPVVVDYFQRQINPKVICKRLGLCRPGHPEPGQEPELPDPLPEKLVLPGLPGALQDLSEQRLPIPLPYCWLCRTLIKRIQVVIPKGVLAMAVGQVCHVVPLVVGGICQCLAERYTVLLLDALLGRVLPQLVCGLVLRCSNEDGAGPVLTALESLPGERLPQESDCHVCMLVTTQAGNSSEQAMPQAIRQACLNSWLDRQKCEQFVEQHTPQLQSLVSGGRDAHATCQV, from the exons ATGTTGCTCTGGCCCCAAACTGCAGCTGACTGGACCACTTCATCTCTGGCTTGTGCCCGGGGCCCCGAGTTCTGGTGTCAAAGCCTAGAGCAATCGCTGCAGTGTGGAGCCCTGGGGCACTGCCTACAGGAAGTCTGGGGCTACGCAAGAGCT gatgACTTGTGCCAGGAATGTGAGGACATCGTCCGCATCCTCACCAAGATGACCAAGGAGGCCATTTTCCAG GACAGGACACGGAAGTTTCTGGAGCATGAGTGTGACGTTCTCCCCTTGAAGCTGCTCGTGCCCCAGTGCCGTCACCTACTTGACACCTACTTCCCAGTGGTCGTCGACTACTTCCAGAGACAGATT AACCCAAAGGTCATCTGCAAGCGCCTGGGCCTGTGCAGACCTGGGCATCCAGAGCCAGGGCAGGAGCCCGAGCTGCCAGACCCGCTGCCGGAGAAGCTGGTCCTCCCCGGGCTGCCGGGAGCCCTCCAG GATCTCTCGGAGCAGCGgttgcccatccccctcccctacTGCTGGCTCTGCAGGACCCTGATCAAGCGGATCCAAGTTGTGATTCCCAAG GGTGTGCTGGCCATGGCTGTTGGCCAGGTGTGCCATGTCGTACCCCTGGTGGTGGGTGGCATCTGCCAGTGCCTGGCCGAGCGTTACACTGTCCTGCTGCTGGACGCGCTGCTGGGCCGCGTGCTGCCCCAGCTGGTCTGCGGCCTGGTCCTCCGGTGCTCCAACGAGGACGGCGCTGGCCCCG tcctcacagctctggagtcTCTGCCCGGAGAACGGTTACCTCAAGAGTCCGACTGCCACGTCTGCATGCTCGTGACCACACAGGCAGGGAACAGCAGCGAGCAGGCCATGCCACAGGCAATACGCCAGGCCTGCCTCAACTCCTGGCTGGACAGGCAAAAG tGTGAGCAGTTCGTGGAACAGCACACGCCTCAACTGCAGAGCCTCGTGTCCGGGGGCCGGGATGCCCACGCCACCTGCCAG